ATTAGGATTATGAGCTTTTATGAGAAGATCAAACGTGGCATTGAGGTGGTTATTCTTGAGGTTGAAATTGTGGACTGACGCGCTATCAATCCTGTAAACAAGCTGTTTGGGCTTGATTATTAGCCAAGTGATGAGGACTGCTAAACCAAGAAGAACAATTAAAGCTAGTATGACTACAACTATGATTCGAACAAGTTTCGAGGCTGGTGATGGGCCGGCTGCTGGTGGCGGCGGGGCTGAGTTTGCCATTTTGAGAGGATCAGGTTTTGTTGTGTTCAAATCGTACGTGAATGATGTTGTTTTATAGAGGATGAGTAGGTGGAGAATGTTTTGCTCAACAAGCAACCCTACTAGCTTTGGCATGGAAGGACTTGCTAGCTGCTGCAACTATTGAACTAAAAAGATTATCTCAGAATATTTAGGCTTTGCCCTTTTTCATTGTCATCACAGCACTTTTTCTCCTCTTTAAGATTTCTTGAACGTAACTCAAAACATCTGAGGGATTGATCCGGTTCCAATATTGTTCTTTTCTTCAGATTGAATGCTGTAAGATTCATTCACTTTGCACCAGGCTGTGTAGGCTGCTTTATGCACTGTCTACTGCATATGAATATGCTAAGAAAGAGAATATGCCAGAGAGACAAACTATCCATTGATGAGTGTCAATATTCAATATTCACTTTACctgttgttatatatatatatatatatatatatatatatatatagatttggACAGAGAAAAGTTCTGGACTAGATCATCCAAGATGCTGGTAATTTGACTAGACTCATGCCACTTTGGAAGATTTTACTAGAGACTAATTCccataaaatattgaaaaaggaTTAACATATTATAGGCTATAGTAGGGCCAAGCTAGAAATTTAGATATTGAGGaggatctatatatatatatatatactgatcTTGAAAATAAACTCAGTTAACTAAATCATCAGAACCAATCACAATTCATTACCATTACTTGACAGAACATGAGCATATGAAAATTAATCCAAGGAATTTATTGTTCAATTCCTAGTTGTTCCGGGTTCTTTGCTTCACCTCCAAGGTATTCCAACAACTGGAGACTGGACAGAAGAagaacattaattattataCATGTTTCAAGGCCTAAATTTGCTAATATTAGATCCTTGCATCTCCTAGATGACATTTTTCATGGCTAACTTAATTAAAATGTGATTTAGGTCCGTTTGTTTTGGGTAAACAATATtttacatgtcaatttttttcctgtgaaattttttatttgtaaattatttttcaatttttagcttgaaaaatattttttaataatagtggGGTGATTGTGCCGATGATAAAAAAggaagtggtggtggtgattatattataaataaattaatatttgtaaaatattttagaaatttttttaataatgataggGTGATTATAGTGGTAATGAAAGATGATGTGATGGTGGTGAACgataaaataatagagatggTAGTGAGATGACCGTGATAATAGTGAAAAAGAAGGTGATAATTGTTAAGGAATGGATGATGGGGATGGTAGTTGaaatagtttaataatattgtaaatgaattaatatttgtaaaatattttagaaaatttcattaattaaaagtattttctaacaaataaattgaatttaaagattgactataaaatattttttattatttagttttcttgtaaaatattttataaaaataaacacagaaaaatctaaaaaatatttttctacaaaatattttatacaaaacaaatatattcttaaaaaaaaactaaaatatatcctaagaattatttataagttttatgaaaattacaatttcatcgCTGCCATTTATGGCAATTGAAAGTTGATAATGTTCCCTTTCGCTCTTCCTCCAATCACTGAAGAAAGCTTCTCCATTCGGACCATCAACTTTTGTTTTCTGCAATGATTCTTGCCTTGCCTCGAAGAAATTCCGAAGCCAGCCTCCACACCATTTTCTACATGGCAAATTAAGAGCATAATAGTCTCTTCCAACCTTTGGATTGAGTACATATGCAATATTACAGTAaacaattaaccaaaaaaaaaacctaaaagagaaCGAGATTTTATTATAATCTCTTTACAAAATACTATTCcttggaaaattattttatatatatatatttatttttttatcataattttatattttaatattatatttattgagaattgaacttcataatttgttttttctaaggtTATTCTAGTCTCATGACCGAGTCATTAATTTGACAGATTGACTTGAtcgactcgagttttttttctttacctaattgacttttttttcaattttatccttcaacattgagttgattgagaattaggttttgtgatttattttagtttttttttctgtgaagTTATTTCCGTCTCATAACTCAGGTCACGAGTTGGGtaggttaacccaggttgactaatttttttttaattaatttttcaatttcaattcattccttcaacattaggtttgTTGGGGATTggacttcaaatattttttcagtttaatttttaagaggTTATCCTAGTCTTATGGTCCAAACCGCAAATTTgacgggttgactcgagtttttttaaccttttctttttaatttcatccttcaacattgggttgattaagaattagatttcatgatttacttaagttttttttctatgaggttattcatatctcatgacttgagtcacGAGTAtgtcaagttaactcgggttgactcgagttctttatttgtattcattttttttattgatttttcttttaattttgttcttcaacTTTAAGTTTATTGAgtattgaactttataatttttttcaatttaccttttatgaaattatctcaatcttatgaccCGAACcacgagtttgacgggttaacttgattGGCATgggtttatttttctcattgtaataattgtttttttccctcaatttcatctttcaacattgggttgattgaaaaaTAGGCTTAATGATTTATTAtagtttgctttttatgagattatctatgtttcatgactcgagtcacgagCTTGGCAAGACTTCATTAtgtgactcgagtttttttttatgttttttaatcgattttgttttcaatttcatctttcaacctGGGTTTGactaagaattaaatttcataatgtgtttcatttttttctttattaggcTATCTTGGTCTTATGACCCGAATCAcgaatttgacaggttaacctgaattgactcaagttatttattttaattagattttttcttttaatttcatcattcaatattgagtttattgaagatttgacttcataatttattttgatttactttctttgaggttatcatgatctcatgacctgaCATGCATATTGGTAGGTTAACCTAGGTTAATCCGAATCCATCCATTATattgtcatctcaatattttttttaaaaaaatcatcttgaatatttattttaaatcaaaatatatttttattagttatttagaTTATCTTTGGACTTGTCAAATCAATTGAGTCAGATAAATCTCCCCacaacttaaattattttctactaGAGAAAACATAAGCAATGCCTATGTATATTGTTttacattataaataaataaattcgaCTCATAGTTTAATGCAACTAATTATCTAGTTCATCACTATTCTTGATTGATTCTTGTCCTTCAATGGCATCGATGCTATCTTGTAGTACTCTGGTTTAAGTTTTAATCACAACCATATTGGGTCCTGTTCTAACTTGatggaaattaattttctttgtaactGTAATTAACAAAATGCTTAAcataatattgattttgaataaagAATTTAATTGGACTCTATCTGAATATCCTGTGGGATGCtgggttattaattttttgttaacttAATGTGATTATTTAGTCCTGGAGGTTTGATAGACTTTATGTCagagaatagtttttttttacttgcgcTATGTTGTGATTcagattattttgtttcaagttttcaaaaaatataaagatgttaTGAAGTTAAAAATTTGATGTATAATTGCcgaaacacttttaaaaatacttaaatggtGACATGTTAAATGACatattggatgatatattttttataataaaaaaacattgaattaacagtatattagaTCGGTTCGGGCCAACCATGATTAACCCACAAAACTCACAATCTAGagcatgagatcatgataaaacCATGCAAAGCCCAGTTATAatgaacaaaatattaaagcctaaacatggaaaaaataatttttttttaaaaaaaaaacccaataaagtAATTTGAAGAAACTTATATTGGTAGCCGGTTCAATATCATCagccaagccaaatttttccaaacattagaagaaaaaagttcATGCAACATTAGGATTTGTaaagaagttaaaaaatttGAGACTCAAGATATTGAgtcaactgagtttaataagtttggttaatttaataatataaaaaaggcaaccccaatttaataatatgaaaaaataaacaaacccgAGCAAATCTTCTAAATCTAGGTTAATATTCCAAAATTGCAACCCGTGAGATCTCAAACTCGGGCTGAATTAataagctcaattctcaaccaatttaatgttgaaggataaaaaaaatcaatctaaaatacttgtcaaaataaaaaaatatagcaataaaaaaaataaggatcaaacctgatagaaaaaaaagataaaaaagaaaaaaaatcaattttagaaattatctaaaataaaaaaaatagcaataaaaagaatggaaaCTAAATCtgagagatgaaaaaattgaaagagaatgaaattgaaaataatttgaaatttgaaaaaaaaatttcaaataagaaaattataattaaaagaatatgattaaatttgaagggaaaagaaattgaagggttGCTATGAATTTTTTCATGGACAATACACAAATCAAGGTAAAGGAGAtagagaagaaggagaaaatcGAGTTGGTATCAAACTAAACAGAATCATCATGCATGCGCCACTTAGGGAGGTTCGCCCCGCCAAGATGATTGGAAAATACCATGGAAGGTAATTTTCTGCCACTGTAAGATGTAACGCACAACGTTTTAACATAGTAGGGAGGCTTACACATTGGCACGTGCAACaacctttttttaatcattattgatattaattaaaagaccaaattgTCCCTAAAACcaaataattataactaaaaaaccaaTATAGATTATGAATAAGCCATCGAAGTCGagctttaaaaattttgattttaagggaAATAGAGTAATTACACAATGTTTTgaaaagttaaatattttttttaaaaaaaaaaactaggcccaagttaagttttattttacttttaagggtattttagtaatttaactatgtaaaaagacaataataaccttgatcaattaaaaaatgtctAATTTACAGTAATGAAAGAGGGTAAGCATGGTAATTATACTGTTTTAATCCACAATAATTGACCAAGACAAATCTTCTATACCTAAGTTAatgtttcaaatttataatcTGTGAAACCATAGATCTAGGTTCAGTtaagaaactcaattcttaattaatttaatgttaagagatgaaatcgaaaaaaaaatctcaatttaaaaaatttactaaagcaaaaaaaaaatagtaatagaaAGAATGATtatcaaatatgaaagaaaaaacatagagggtgaaattgagaaaaaaaatcaaaataaaaaactatctcaaataTGATAGACTAAGAAAttgaaggatgatgaaattaaaaaaattttaattttagaaattaattaaaataaaacaaataagaataaaaaaaaatagaggaaccaatccaaagaaaaaaggcTTGAAAGGCTGAAGCGTGAATTTCTAAGAGGCTAACACGTGCAATGCTGGtgtcaaaaactatttttttattttttataatcaaaataccACTTTGCTCCTATGAGcaaataattattaagaaaGAATCATCGTGAAATTACGAATAAACCCCTCCAATCAAGCAATTTGGCAGCATTGGCTACAGTTTTGGACTAGAGGGCACATCTCGATTTTCATTTATGACTGGAAGACGGACCAGAGCCCCTATCACAGTGTTTGAACTTAGGAAGAGCTTGTAAACTCTTGCTTTAGGTGAGCTGCTTGTATCAACAAAATACGATAGGATTTTACACGTGAATTATCCATTGGAATATCTTCTTCATCAACCGTTGTCCACGTGGCAAGCCATGATACTTTCCCGCGACCACCAAAATATTCGAATTTACAGAAATTCCAAGCTCCCTGCTCTACAATTACGTAAATCAAAGAATCCCATCACGCgcctttataaaataaaaaataattacaacacCAGAGAGTCACCGGGGGCGTCTTGAAGATTCTTACACTGGCACCAGACACGTGATGCAACGCGCTATGAGTCGACTGGTTTTGATGTTTCGTCTGTTTATGTATGATAAGCTCGTAAGATGGGTTGACGACTCTATTCGTCCTTGTACTCCTACAACTATCTACACAGACTACTTAAGTTACAAGGTTGTGTTGACTTTAatttacttgtgtttttttaattataattttgtatatTCTTATAAAGCTTTTTAAGTAgtactaaaattaattaataaagatcATAATTGAtgtttcaattcattttattcaacatgaattaaaatgaaaaaaacaaaaattaaaaactttgttaatttttaatatattttctactaACAATGaagatgaattaaaattttttaaaaattatcaattagaaGATTATAAAACTTATGTTTCAATTCATCCAattgagaattaattaaaaataaaaatactgtagttattttttaaatcctcGATTAAATATAGAATTATTTGCTCATTGAGTTGAAGATCTACCCATCTAATTCAAAACGATTCTTGTACTCTTGTAATCTTATAGAAATATGATATTTCTGGATAGATTTAGTTTAAATGcaagctttttatttatatggaaaATGTAGCTGTTTATAAACTAGGGTTCTGCCAATCTCCTTGCATTAATGttgaaattcaataaataaaaagaaacaaaaattacaagagGCATGAAAATGAGAGACatccttcaaataaaaataataaaattaacttttcattAAGAACTCAATATTATCGTATCTTATAATTTAGAACTCAAAAACGCAATTTGCAAAAGCAAAACCATCCCATCATCATGCAAGTCATTCGTTGATTCAAGAACTAATTACtaacctatttgtttttgtgttaaaaaatatttttaaaaaaatttaattttttttaaatcaatattttttgatatttttatattattttgatgtactgatgtcaaaaataattttaaaaaaataaaaaaaatattattttgatgtattttcaagtaaaaatcactttgaaaagcaaccgcaattatatttttaaaagctcCATCGGTCGTCTTAAACacttaagtttttatttctctaaaatgaaagatatttatttgagttttcacataaaaaattgatatgagtTCAAGTATTGATTTCCATTTCAAGgtagaagaagaggaaaaaataaaaactagaaaatcgtCAGATGTGGGTGGGAaacctatttttattattagtaaggaaaaaaaaaacaacttgacaGTGATACCAGAGTCGTTGTATCATGATTGAAGAAGTGAAACACTTAAACCTCCTCTTATTAATTagggataataaaaaataaataaacttctaagattttattaattttttttattaaaatggatATCCGGGTCAGTTTCCacacacctcaactaatcccacaagctctgaagttaacgaccatgagattttattaattctttacTTTCCCCTTGTAGACACtttgaatcaattaaaaatttaaaaaataataaaaagataaaattacacttgtatataatataacataaatgATAGTTattatgtcaaatttttttttttcctgatttcttttctttacttcttTCCCTTCTCTGCCTTCCTTTCTCAGTAAGGGTTctataaccaataaaaataaattcgagGAACCAccttcaaaatctcaaaaactcTAAATCTTTCGTTGTAGAAACGGTGTGACTGTGGATATTATCGTTGACAGTCCGTTGGAAAGGGCTAAAAAGATTGTTAACTTTTTATgagatcttcttcttcttcttcttctttaacagAGCCACTTatcaaggaaaagagaaaaaatggctagctcaaatatttatcattttggGATGATGAATGATGGTAGTGTGGAGTGTAAGTTTTGTTTTGTGGGCATCTATTTGCCAAAGAGATGagcgtgtttggaagtgtggttatggttgcttttcaaagtgttttttattcgaaaacgtattaaaataatatttttttatttttaaaaaattatttttgatatcagcacatcaaaataattaaaaaaacaccaaaaaaatattaatttgtgacatcagcgcatcaaaatgatcaaatattaagttttgttttgtggGCATCCATTTGCCAAAGAGACTTCTATTTCGAAGATCCACCAACAATTTAACTCAATAtattaactataattaaaacTGATTAATGTTTTACTGTAGCGCATAATACTGTTCACTATTAGTGAATTCACTGTGGATGCATTGTGAGtgctttcactgtggactgtaAGAGCTTTCATTGTGAACTGCACTGTTTGGCAGGGATGTTATTGGGCTGGAGGGTAAGGGTGCCAGCCTGGAGGCAAGCCCCCTGGGGCTCAGTCTGCCCGGCCTTGGGGCTGGGGGCAGACCAGGGCACTAGGCGCGTCGCCACCTGGAGCTTGGTTTGCCCAGCCTTGGACGCTGAGGCAGACCAAGAACGCACGTGGCGCTTTGGCTGCCACGCCCACAGGCAAGTCACCCAAGCGTCGTGTGGCACTTGATTTCCTTTCTCTAGGATGCAGGCCAAGCGCCACGAGGCGCTTGGGCTGCCCgtatttttagtataattatattaaaaatatatttttttagtataattaatgtttagagtattaatggtaaaaatattattgtttgttttgttgatattatttttttagtataattaatattaaaagaattattatattatttcttaatatattttttttagtataattgatAGTATtggtattaaaattattattattattttagtctaattaatagtgttgatctcaaaactattattatttgttctattaatattattttttagtataattaatagtattagtctctaaaatattattatatttgatgttataaataatattatttttataataattcatattattgctactaaaaaatattattatttgtattataaatattattattttcattaaaatttataagagtataaatattattatggatAAAATACATTTCTAATtcaacaaaccctaaaaaaagtTCCACTTGAACTTAAAGCCCTCACAAGAGCTAAAGTGGGGTAACTCTTATACCATTGAAGCACCATAAGTTTTATCAATCAAAAGTGCTAGTTGGAGTTACTTTTGGGGTAAATGCATCTTATATCGAGAATCTTATTCATTTACAACTAATATAGGATTGAAACTTGACAacgttaaaattttaaaaattatatgccATGGATAATATCGTTGTtgcttatttgattttattgtaaataattttacatgaaagtaaaaactaaaaacaatgtactaaatttaataattttttattattcaatatgtTAAAATGTCaggttaattttatttacacATGTAAGAAACTTTATGTTATTATATGACACCAATGTCACTTGTATTCACCTCTCTTATCGCCAATAATTCTCATATGATAGGATCATTCTTAGAATATTGGATTTTAATTGTGCTGTGAAACCCGTGAGCACTTGGTCACATAACCCATACGTAAATGATACAACTCCTAAAAAATCTATGAAAATAGATATGGAAGTGTGATATATAAATTACCTTACACCCAAGCACCAACATTACTAGAATTTGAAACCCTCACCTAACAAATAACGATTCATAAACTAGAAGTATAAGATGACACCACAAAgacatttgttttttgataagtCGATTTAGTTCGTTAGAGAACCATAGTAAAAGAGAAAACTCACCCTCACACACTCATAAAAAGAGATGTGGCAATCTAAATTGTTATTAAACAAAAACGTGAAACTAATACTTAGGTTGTATGGATGTTTTTATATGTGTAATAACCCAAGTTAAACTATAGAATACTCAAGATGTGGACTTGTGTAAAGCCAACAAACAATCAGACTCAAACCTTTAATTAAACAAGTCTAAATACTGATAATCaagtcaaaaatataaaaattaaaattaaaataaaggtcTGAAGCATGCTATCctaaataacaaagaaaataacataaaaaaatctttatttcctAGCCTAAAGAGTCCTCTTGGTTGAATAATCCTTCCTTATAGCTTTAGGATTAACTATCGACTTTAGGAATTCCAAATAAATTAGGAGACTCAATTTTGACTTGAAGATCTTTGTTGTTGCCTCTAGATTTTCCTTGTATAGCTTGGTTTCCTTGCTTTACTTGGACAAgaataatgattattttctcCTTAGTTGCCGACTTTATTAGTTTTCTTCCTAGACCAGGAGAATTATTAAATAATCCTTCCTATCTTATAAAACATATCTATCACCCCTTAGTTTCCATGGTGGATTAGgaaaccttttcttttgaatgttAAGAATCCTCTCCCATTAAAGATCTGATCTAGCTGAATTTaccatgcataaaaaaaaatttactaactTTTAATCCCTGTAATATTGAGAAATCTTACCCAAACAAGGTTGTTATAAGGCTAGACATATCAGGTCCATGTTGCATATGGATTGGGCTTTTCTTGCActtgaattagatgaattaaaggctgtTTTATAAGCTCCACTTGAAATGAGATGACCCTTATATTAGTAAAAAGTGTTAATTGGAGTTGCCTTTTGAGTAATTGGATCTTACATGTACATTgagaattatattaatttacaaTTGATTCATGctagataatattaaaatttaaataattacatgatatatagataattttttttattaacgtaggtGTTCAGGCTAgttgcgcgcacctcgattaatctcatgagccctgaagttaatgatcatgtagcCTTCAATGggcctgaggtttgtgagattcGAATTGGTGACCTTTAGAAAACAAACTCATGGTTTAACCAATTAAATTACACCTCTCagagttaatatatatatataatattattattgcttATCcgtatttataataaataattgtatacataaataaaaaaccaaacactaTATGCTAGTTGcaaataatttatatagaatAGAATTAATCCTGCATTTTTGTTGCATGTAAAAGCTAGAAAAATAGGGAGTCAAAAGGGCTGAAATTAGATCACTTTTATACCATTATAACATCACATGTTCATCGATCAAAGTTCTGGTTGGAGTTATATTTTGAGTAATTAAACCTTACACATATtaggaattttattgatttataactAATGTatgatcaa
This region of Populus trichocarpa isolate Nisqually-1 chromosome 9, P.trichocarpa_v4.1, whole genome shotgun sequence genomic DNA includes:
- the LOC7496463 gene encoding uncharacterized protein At1g08160; amino-acid sequence: MPKLVGLLVEQNILHLLILYKTTSFTYDLNTTKPDPLKMANSAPPPPAAGPSPASKLVRIIVVVILALIVLLGLAVLITWLIIKPKQLVYRIDSASVHNFNLKNNHLNATFDLLIKAHNPNSRISVYYDPIEVSVAYDGQTIAFNTLEPFHQPRRNVTRLDATLVARDAALSGALSRDLRVQKRSGNIGLDVRIKARIRFKVGIFKLKHHTLRISCSPVKVQMSSLKNFETASCDLDW